Proteins from a genomic interval of Oryctolagus cuniculus chromosome 8, mOryCun1.1, whole genome shotgun sequence:
- the LOC138843543 gene encoding septin-7, whose translation MVVGESGLGKSTLINSLFLTDLYSPEYPGPSHRIKKTVQVEQSKVLIKEGGVQLLLTIVDTPGFGDAVDNSNCWQPVIDYIDSKFEDYLNAESRVNRRQMPDNRVQCCLYFIAPSGHGLKPLDIEFMKRLHEKVNIIPLIAKADTLTPEECQQFKKQIMKEIQEHKIKIYEFPETDDEEENKLVKKIKDRLPLAVVGSNTIIEVNGKRVRGRQYPWGVAEVENGEHCDFTILRNMLIRTHMQDLKDVTNNVHYENYRSRKLAAVTYNGVDNNKNKGQLTKSPLAQMEEERREHVAKMKKMEMEMEQVFEMKVKEKVQKLKDSEAELQRRHEQMKKNLEAQHKELEEKRRQFEDEKANWEAQQRILEQQNSSRTLEKNKKKGKIF comes from the coding sequence ATGGTAGTAGGTGAATCTGGACTGGGAAAGTCAACATTAATCAACTCGTTATTCCTCACAGATTTGTATTCTCCAGAGTATCCAGGTCCTTCTCACAgaataaaaaaaactgtacagGTGGAACAATCCAAAGTTTTAATCAAAGAAGGTGGTGTTCAGTTGCTGCTCACAATAGTTGATACCCCAGGATTTGGAGATGCAGTGGATAACAGTAATTGCTGGCAGCCTGTTATCGATTACATTGATAGTAAATTTGAGGACTACCTAAATGCAGAATCTCGAGTGAACAGACGCCAGATGCCTGATAACAGGGTGCAGTGTTGTTTATATTTCATTGCTCCTTCAGGACATGGACTGAAGCCATTGGATATTGAGTTTATGAAACGTTTGCACGAAAAAGTGAACATCATTCCACTTATTGCCAAAGCAGACACGCTCACGCCAGAGGAATGCCAACAGTTTAAAAAACAGATAATGAAAGAAATCCaagaacataaaattaaaatatatgaatttccTGAAACAgatgatgaagaagaaaataaacttgtTAAAAAGATAAAGGACCGTTTGCCACTTGCTGTGGTAGGTAGTAATACTATCATTGAAGTTAACGGCAAAAGGGTCAGAGGAAGGCAGTATCCTTGGGGTGTTGCTGAAGTTGAAAATGGTGAACATTGTGATTTTACTATTCTAAGAAATATGTTGATAAGAACGCACATGCAGGACTTGAAAGATGTTACTAATAATGTTCACTATGAGAACTACAGAAGCAGAAAACTGGCAGCTGTAACTTACAATGGAGTTGATAACAACAAGAATAAAGGGCAGCTTACTAAGAGCCCTCTGGCACAAATGGAAGAGGAACGAAGGGAGCATGTAGCTAAGATGAagaagatggagatggagatggagcaGGTGTTTGAAATGAAGGTCAAAGAAAAAGTTCAGAAACTGAAGGACTCTGAAGCTGAGCTCCAGCGGCGCCATGAGCAAATGAAAAAGAACTTGGAAGCACAGCACAAAGAATTAGAGGAAAAACGTCGTCAGTTTGAGGATGAGAAAGCAAACTGGGAAGCTCAGCAACGTATATTAGAACAACAGAACTCTTCAAGAACCTTggaaaagaacaagaagaaaggGAAGATCTTTTAA